From the Babylonia areolata isolate BAREFJ2019XMU chromosome 33, ASM4173473v1, whole genome shotgun sequence genome, one window contains:
- the LOC143276848 gene encoding uncharacterized protein LOC143276848: protein MNTSPLTLNTSDDTITEKVFSSSDFQTALTIKNNSLSHGCTEVFFDEMEYIPWDNPQNLISAETEFMVHRIQDNTLAVLFVIGAPANIINMLVFYKQGLKDRVNLCLFALSFSDLMFLITFMFMYGDQLHLQFTTQEKYGPLTKDVFNHNFVGFAAFGYVSNVLSTIIATERCLCVFNPLKFQQLIRTRTMAVIIFFIYIVVLGLFFIVVFRYRIGCLYDPPSGVVVTTFVKGEFYLANKKVIDFIDSVTFGAGLPGTVLIVTITTTLLTIIKLRQVVSWRSDQSSSISPREVALTKMLVANSILFIICFSPDAINHLSRLFLKGMNSGGIYHNFYLTALWIGDIFTFFNATLNIFVYYTMGSRYREVFWTLFGRKIKTEKQGACGAMDNASDYGSEDSRCRKRTSTKKTPNCTGVKTQPCFTPHFGGVRFVPILVLSHFGGVHMAPIVVFMWYPYWF from the exons ATGAATACTTCACCGTTGACCTTAAATACAAGTGATGATACTATCACCGAAAAGGTGTTTTCATCCTCAGACTTTCAAACTGCTTTAACGATAAAAAACAACTCTCTTTCCCATGGCTGCACTGAAGTATTCTTCGACGAAATGGAATACATACCTTGGGACAACCCTCAAAATCTAATCAGTGCTGAAACAGAATTTATGGTGCATCGAATCCAGGACAACACATTAGCGGTTCTGTTTGTGATCGGAGCTCCAGCGAACATCATCAACATGCTCGTGTTTTACAAACAGGGACTAAAAGATCGAGTGAACCTTTGTCTCTTCGCTTTGTCCTTCAGTGATTTGATGTTTCTCATCACTTTCATGTTTATGTACGGAGATCAGCTTCATCTGCAGTTCACAACTCAAGAGAAATACGGTCCTCTGACTAAGGATGTGTTCAACCACAATTTTGTAGGTTTCGCAGCTTTCGGTTATGTCTCCAACGTACTCTCTACCATCATAGCTACAGagagatgcttgtgtgtgttcaaCCCACTTAAATTTCAGCAGCTTATACGTACAAGGACCATGgctgtcatcatcttcttcatctacaTCGTAGTGCTAGGGTTGTTTTTTATCGTGGTGTTCCGATATCGTATCGGGTGTTTGTACGATCCGCCAAGCGGTGTCGTTGTCACGACGTTTGTCAAAGGTGAGTTTTACCTGGCCAACAAGAAAGTCATCGATTTTATAGACAGCGTCACTTTCGGAGCAGGTTTGCCTGGGACCGTGCTGATCGTGACGATCACAACGACTTTACTGACGATCATCAAACTCCGTCAG GTGGTTTCGTGGAGGTCAGACCAGTCCTCATCCATCTCCCCCAGGGAGGTGGCCCTGACCAAGATGCTGGTGGCCAACTCCATTCTCTTCATCATCTGCTTCTCTCCGGACGCCATCAACCACCTGAGCAGGCTCTTCCTGAAGGGCATGAACTCTGGAGGCATCTACCACAACTTCTACCTGACGGCTCTGTGGATCGGAGACATCTTCACCTTCTTCAACGCCACCTTGAACATCTTTGTCTACTACACGATGGGGTCTAGGTACCGGGAGGTCTTCTGGACGTTGTTCGGCAGGAAGATCAAGACAGAGAAG CAAGGGGCCTGTGGCGCAATGGATAACGCGTCTGACTACGGATCAGAAgattccag GTGTAGGAAAAGAACCAGCACAAAGAAGACACCAAACTGCACTGGAgtcaagacgcagccctgcttcactcc